From the genome of Sulfurovum sp. NBC37-1, one region includes:
- a CDS encoding HAD-IIA family hydrolase translates to MNFTFERLNGAFRALQEGAELIAAAKNRYFKDSDGKLSMDAGGFIAALEFAAGTEAILIGKPSSDFSHLAAASMGLRPDEVLMIGDDIESDVKGAQDAGMKAALVKTGKFQPDDLEKGIKADFILVDVKELPSVL, encoded by the coding sequence TTGAATTTCACGTTTGAGAGACTCAACGGTGCCTTCAGGGCTTTACAGGAAGGTGCCGAATTGATTGCTGCAGCTAAAAACCGTTACTTCAAGGACAGTGACGGCAAACTCTCCATGGATGCGGGAGGGTTCATCGCTGCGCTGGAGTTCGCTGCGGGTACGGAGGCAATACTCATAGGAAAGCCAAGCAGTGACTTTTCCCATCTGGCGGCCGCTTCGATGGGACTCAGACCCGACGAAGTACTGATGATAGGCGACGACATAGAGTCAGACGTCAAAGGTGCCCAGGATGCCGGAATGAAAGCCGCATTGGTCAAAACGGGAAAATTTCAGCCGGACGATCTGGAAAAAGGTATCAAAGCAGACTTTATTTTAGTAGATGTGAAGGAACTTCCTTCGGTGCTGTAG
- a CDS encoding AraC family transcriptional regulator has translation MTTKKHPSLSVDDNDFFKFTFTNFREMEEFGKNWSFYCRYRFGVKPFKGTYNICQNEDFQIASAVYHDGMMYNGYAPTGAITLTLIIDKEGSLTANGKILNAGEILVLDDSDAFEIAFSHPIRKGVISLSKDFVDMHFPYLHQMLGRVYADRDDVLKDLILSLEENTEFKSSEIRTKLIEVLKFLSLDTQEKITKKLSKKEALIFDVRDYIIKLSEDNIPIEDLAKKFGMSERTLQTGFKKIFGYTPKKFTKLLKLNLAHRDIVKNDGSKTISEIAMKYGFGNFGLFAQEFKRIYGVLPSESTPPQILTSNTTTAPKEVPSHLLK, from the coding sequence ATGACAACCAAAAAACACCCATCACTCAGTGTCGATGACAATGATTTCTTTAAGTTCACTTTTACTAATTTTAGAGAAATGGAAGAGTTCGGAAAGAACTGGTCCTTTTATTGCCGATACCGTTTTGGTGTGAAGCCCTTTAAAGGTACGTACAACATCTGCCAGAATGAAGACTTCCAGATAGCCAGTGCTGTCTACCATGACGGGATGATGTACAACGGGTATGCACCCACGGGAGCGATAACACTGACACTCATCATCGACAAAGAGGGTTCTTTGACCGCGAACGGGAAGATCCTCAATGCCGGCGAGATTCTGGTACTCGATGACAGTGATGCATTTGAAATAGCCTTTTCCCACCCCATACGCAAAGGCGTAATATCGCTGAGCAAAGATTTCGTTGATATGCATTTCCCATATCTGCACCAAATGCTTGGCAGGGTATATGCTGACAGGGACGATGTACTGAAAGATTTGATACTCTCTTTGGAAGAAAACACGGAGTTCAAAAGCAGTGAGATACGCACAAAACTCATAGAAGTCCTGAAATTTTTGTCTCTTGATACCCAGGAAAAGATCACAAAAAAACTGTCGAAAAAAGAAGCCTTGATCTTCGATGTACGTGACTACATTATTAAACTGTCAGAAGACAACATACCCATTGAAGATCTGGCTAAAAAATTTGGAATGAGCGAAAGAACCTTGCAGACGGGCTTCAAAAAAATCTTCGGATACACCCCGAAAAAGTTCACCAAACTGCTGAAACTGAACCTGGCACACCGTGATATAGTAAAAAACGACGGTTCCAAGACCATCAGTGAAATCGCCATGAAATACGGCTTTGGTAATTTTGGCCTTTTTGCTCAGGAATTCAAACGGATTTACGGTGTACTGCCAAGTGAATCCACCCCCCCCCAGATCTTAACTTCTAACACTACTACAGCACCGAAGGAAGTTCCTTCACATCTACTAAAATAA
- a CDS encoding ABC transporter permease produces the protein MQRQTFAWGVILLFVLIGLLPIIVMVWNAFSGMDLQTLRSLFSQKEVYGSFVNSLLLSFVVALITTFSGMLLGVLFAKTDLATSRFFLSLLIVPLLIPPYIIALGWIDVIGVNSTFSSVLFGFGGTAWVLFSVYLPIPTVLTMVFLKQVAPDLEDAARLYTGDIGALRYISLPLIIPALVLSFLLVFILTFGEYSVANVLRYSVFPLESFVRFSAFYDFKAALMMALPMIVVAAGVLLVERVYLDKKLFKLKELERINIISLPKKYQIGFSIFVGLVILLIVVLPLLSLFLRITDFEVLLAAFAKAWMPLLHSFLYSFTGAALLTLFGFLSAYIIAYRVVPYWRFYDASIVFLLTLPATVLAIGLILLWNRPMLDVIYASALIVIFGYVGKYLAVAAKMSERKLLQIPPSMMEAAQISGANWFAVLRYILLPQSKKTLIAVFAVSFIFCFRESTITMLVYPPGYETLPVYIVTQMANGKPETIASLSAIIVLSIVVPFSILSRRRTA, from the coding sequence ATGCAACGGCAGACATTCGCGTGGGGTGTGATCCTGCTGTTTGTGCTGATCGGTTTACTGCCGATCATCGTGATGGTATGGAATGCCTTCAGCGGTATGGACCTGCAAACGCTTCGATCGCTCTTTTCCCAGAAAGAGGTGTACGGAAGTTTTGTCAACAGTCTACTCCTGAGCTTTGTCGTCGCCTTGATCACGACATTTTCAGGCATGCTTCTGGGGGTACTCTTTGCCAAGACCGATCTTGCCACTTCCCGATTCTTTTTGTCTCTTTTAATCGTTCCCCTGTTGATCCCGCCTTATATCATAGCGCTGGGGTGGATAGATGTCATCGGCGTCAACAGCACATTCAGTAGCGTCCTTTTTGGTTTCGGGGGAACGGCTTGGGTGCTTTTTTCAGTTTATCTGCCTATCCCGACAGTGTTGACCATGGTTTTTCTGAAACAGGTCGCACCCGACCTTGAAGACGCGGCAAGGCTCTATACAGGGGACATCGGTGCGCTGAGATATATCTCCCTGCCGTTGATCATACCGGCACTGGTGCTCTCTTTTCTGCTGGTATTTATCTTGACCTTTGGTGAATACAGTGTGGCAAATGTACTGCGTTACAGTGTGTTCCCTTTGGAGAGTTTTGTACGTTTCAGTGCATTCTACGACTTCAAGGCGGCACTGATGATGGCACTGCCGATGATCGTTGTTGCTGCAGGTGTTCTACTGGTCGAAAGGGTTTATCTGGACAAAAAACTGTTCAAACTCAAAGAGCTTGAACGGATCAACATCATATCACTTCCGAAAAAATATCAGATAGGATTCAGTATTTTTGTGGGACTTGTCATTTTGCTGATCGTTGTACTGCCACTGCTTTCACTGTTTTTGCGTATCACAGACTTTGAAGTACTTCTTGCTGCTTTTGCCAAGGCATGGATGCCGCTTCTGCACAGTTTTCTGTACAGCTTCACCGGAGCGGCTTTGTTGACACTGTTCGGGTTTCTCTCGGCTTACATCATTGCTTACAGAGTAGTGCCGTACTGGCGGTTTTACGATGCAAGTATCGTTTTTTTACTGACGCTTCCGGCAACCGTGCTGGCCATTGGGTTGATACTGCTCTGGAACAGGCCGATGCTCGATGTCATTTACGCTTCTGCGCTGATCGTCATATTCGGCTACGTCGGAAAATATCTGGCCGTGGCGGCGAAAATGAGTGAACGCAAACTACTGCAGATACCGCCTTCCATGATGGAAGCGGCGCAGATCTCCGGGGCGAACTGGTTTGCCGTGTTACGCTACATCCTCCTGCCGCAGTCAAAAAAAACGCTCATTGCTGTTTTTGCGGTAAGTTTCATTTTCTGTTTTCGGGAAAGTACGATCACTATGCTGGTGTACCCTCCGGGCTATGAGACACTGCCGGTTTACATTGTGACACAGATGGCGAATGGTAAACCGGAAACGATTGCTTCTCTTAGTGCCATTATAGTGCTTTCCATCGTGGTACCGTTTTCCATTTTGAGCCGGAGAAGAACTGCATGA
- a CDS encoding methylated-DNA--[protein]-cysteine S-methyltransferase gives MSVEPMINIQYVKTPVGELIVGEYAGKLCLADWRYRKQREQVDTRLKRALNTVYVEESGDVIEIAVKQLGEYFEGERKVFDIPLLTVGTDFQRSVWEALLRIPYGSTVSYLNLAKSIGNEKAVRAVASAVGANAISILIPCHRIIGSDGTLTGYAGGLEVKKKLLELEQRSPICMQ, from the coding sequence ATGTCTGTAGAACCTATGATCAATATACAGTATGTCAAAACGCCAGTTGGCGAACTGATAGTGGGAGAGTATGCTGGCAAACTCTGTCTTGCTGATTGGCGATACCGGAAACAAAGAGAACAGGTGGATACTCGGCTCAAACGAGCGCTGAACACAGTTTACGTCGAAGAGTCGGGTGATGTCATTGAAATAGCGGTTAAACAGCTTGGTGAGTATTTTGAGGGAGAGCGAAAAGTCTTTGATATTCCTCTACTGACGGTGGGTACCGATTTTCAAAGATCTGTCTGGGAAGCTTTACTGCGAATACCTTACGGAAGTACTGTCTCCTATCTTAACCTTGCCAAAAGTATCGGCAATGAAAAAGCGGTGCGTGCCGTAGCGTCAGCTGTTGGCGCCAATGCCATCTCCATTTTGATACCCTGTCACCGCATTATCGGTTCTGACGGTACCCTGACCGGGTATGCCGGTGGCTTGGAGGTTAAGAAGAAGTTGTTAGAATTAGAACAGAGGAGTCCGATATGTATGCAGTAG
- a CDS encoding ABC transporter ATP-binding protein, with protein sequence MYEDKNVLNDLDLLVRPKERLVLLGSSGSGKSTLLKLIAGFIAPDSGEIVIDLKIVSKEGSVIVPPHQRGISMVFQDLALWPHMSVGENIAFGLKMHKVPIKERGEKVKAFLALVGLPGYENKKTEALSGGEQQRVALARALVLSPKVVLMDEPLSSLDEDLNRRLRKEIIDLQEKLGFTLVYVTHNREEATEIASRIIKIQDGKIIEQR encoded by the coding sequence ATGTATGAAGACAAAAACGTTCTAAACGATTTAGACCTTCTTGTCAGACCGAAAGAACGGCTTGTCCTGTTGGGCAGTTCCGGTTCAGGGAAATCTACTCTGTTGAAACTCATAGCAGGATTTATTGCGCCTGATTCAGGAGAAATTGTAATTGATTTGAAGATCGTCAGTAAAGAGGGAAGCGTCATCGTACCGCCTCATCAGCGAGGTATCTCCATGGTTTTTCAGGACTTGGCACTGTGGCCCCATATGAGTGTTGGAGAAAATATAGCATTCGGCTTGAAAATGCATAAGGTGCCCATAAAAGAAAGAGGGGAAAAGGTCAAAGCTTTTCTGGCACTTGTTGGACTTCCCGGCTATGAAAATAAAAAGACAGAAGCCCTCTCGGGAGGAGAACAACAAAGGGTCGCTCTGGCACGCGCGCTTGTCCTCTCCCCAAAGGTTGTGCTGATGGATGAACCGCTTTCGAGCCTCGATGAAGATCTCAACAGACGTTTGCGAAAGGAGATCATTGATTTGCAGGAAAAATTGGGGTTTACTCTGGTGTATGTAACGCACAACAGAGAAGAAGCCACTGAGATCGCCAGTAGAATCATAAAGATACAAGACGGGAAGATCATTGAACAGAGATAA
- a CDS encoding class I SAM-dependent methyltransferase translates to MKLENIVPWGRSKKEYMEMFNLSQNDVMNMKILGCGDGPSSFNTEVDYDDGTVVSIDPLYAYSKKEIMQRIDEVAEDVMAQVKANADNFVWKNIPDVESLEHIRIEAMMEFLMDYEDGKEEGRYIEAELPNLPFEDGSFDLALSSHFLFLYSDHLDEAFHKAAIDEMLRVADEVRIFPLLTLTNERSPYVDRMIRLLEQEGFKAEVVKTDYEFQKGANEMLKITKP, encoded by the coding sequence ATGAAGTTGGAAAACATCGTCCCCTGGGGACGCAGCAAAAAAGAATATATGGAGATGTTCAACCTTTCACAAAATGATGTTATGAACATGAAGATACTCGGATGCGGTGACGGCCCTTCGAGTTTCAATACCGAAGTGGACTATGACGACGGTACGGTTGTCTCCATTGATCCGCTCTATGCCTACAGCAAAAAAGAGATCATGCAGCGCATAGATGAGGTGGCCGAAGATGTGATGGCGCAGGTGAAAGCAAATGCGGACAATTTCGTCTGGAAGAACATCCCCGATGTGGAATCACTGGAGCACATTCGCATCGAAGCGATGATGGAATTCCTGATGGATTATGAGGATGGGAAAGAGGAGGGCAGATACATCGAAGCGGAACTCCCCAACCTGCCTTTTGAAGACGGCAGCTTTGACCTGGCGCTCAGTTCACATTTTCTTTTTCTCTATAGCGATCACCTCGATGAGGCCTTTCATAAAGCAGCGATCGATGAGATGCTAAGAGTGGCCGATGAAGTACGCATTTTCCCATTATTGACACTGACCAACGAGCGTTCGCCCTATGTGGACAGAATGATCAGGTTGCTGGAGCAGGAAGGCTTCAAGGCAGAAGTGGTCAAAACCGACTACGAGTTTCAAAAAGGTGCCAATGAGATGCTGAAGATCACGAAGCCGTAA
- a CDS encoding YbhB/YbcL family Raf kinase inhibitor-like protein, which yields MKRIFISFIVAGVLAVAGNFTLTSSDVGGQLTKVQEFNGFGCNGQNVSPELSWNGVPKGTKSFAITVYDPDAPTGSGWWHWIAVNIPANVTSIPAGASGKSMPKGTIETLNDFGSTGFGGACPPKGDKHRYIFTVYALDVNKLPVKASTKPPVVGYQINAHTISKASIVSYYRR from the coding sequence ATGAAACGAATTTTTATCTCTTTTATAGTCGCAGGTGTATTGGCAGTGGCCGGTAATTTTACGCTTACGAGCAGTGATGTCGGAGGTCAGCTCACCAAAGTGCAGGAGTTCAATGGTTTTGGCTGTAACGGGCAAAATGTATCGCCTGAACTGAGTTGGAATGGTGTGCCGAAGGGTACCAAGAGTTTTGCGATTACAGTGTATGATCCTGATGCCCCTACAGGCAGCGGATGGTGGCACTGGATAGCGGTGAACATTCCGGCGAATGTTACGTCCATTCCTGCGGGAGCTTCCGGAAAGTCAATGCCAAAAGGGACGATTGAAACTCTGAACGATTTTGGAAGTACGGGATTTGGCGGTGCATGTCCTCCAAAGGGTGATAAACACCGATATATCTTTACCGTGTATGCTTTGGATGTGAATAAACTGCCGGTAAAGGCAAGTACGAAACCGCCGGTTGTCGGGTATCAGATAAACGCGCATACGATCTCGAAAGCGAGTATCGTTTCATACTATCGGAGATAA
- a CDS encoding Ig-like domain-containing protein → MTGCGGGGGGGDDHTPIPPTLKSIEITPSQAMLKVGETQAFTVKGTYSDGNVKDITGNVSFSSSDENIVKLDGNTARAVGAGQATITAIAGPGITDTTTVTVTVPNATVTDVQLTFKNGQTAVEVPVDAYGELKVKVVYSDGSTWELTSSEIENSIVFSVSDSKVVDVHKDGFVSAIASGEATITANFEETASNMVSVTVKPETVTLESITLSPLDHTMPVGDQIQFTATGHYSDNSVEDITLSVNWNSSDPKVASIDAKGLVTANAEGTANITATLDSISESRGVTVKAANITSIQLTFANGQTSATVPVGTTGTLEAIATYSDGENADVTNRVSYFAYDDKVVDVQKNGSVRAVAAGSSEIKAKLDGVESNAVSVKAVPVTLQGIEIQGEDDTLFTGEQTQLTAMGSFSDGIVRDITQDVSWRSENLDVATVDDKGIVTANNKGREGDAVIKAAYELVESSLTIHVKNPTQVTSLKIVEDDGSISTNGEFVVGETLKFKALADFDNGVTGRDVTQYVTWTASPVGTVSVDQNGLVTALKAGDAFVTAAYKGTHGNVSDTIRGTVVEKTVTEVVVFSDPEPAKTEVGHSIRLEAWATFNDGSNQNVSDTVKWTTDNSDTFVRVDKDNPKLVTLEVIAAANGTVTAEHSSGVRGSKSFIFEGKTPDHIEIQESYCGDGNCPVITGKTVDIPIVDDVNYDPVSEGAYYPTAWLVYSDGSKEYINTERGINWWSADQVRAYVNTLKGSFVFGRGVGNGIEIKVTYSRDRDYTASFYVNVKEDTTTKTLEEIGIVNTKDQGWGCTPNDADYGKKLTVAVEEHGKWLQACGKFNYSDGTVKWEDINNNVAWFSSDRDVARVSTYTGDLKAISVGNAVITAQLTEIKGSIDVVVTNDANATE, encoded by the coding sequence ATGACCGGATGTGGCGGCGGCGGAGGTGGAGGCGATGATCATACGCCAATCCCACCAACCCTGAAAAGCATCGAGATCACTCCGTCTCAAGCGATGTTGAAAGTCGGCGAGACTCAGGCGTTTACCGTGAAAGGCACCTATAGTGACGGTAATGTGAAAGATATTACTGGAAATGTCAGTTTTAGCAGTAGTGACGAAAATATTGTGAAATTGGATGGTAATACTGCCAGAGCTGTCGGTGCGGGTCAAGCAACAATTACTGCAATAGCTGGACCTGGAATTACAGATACAACAACTGTTACCGTTACAGTGCCTAATGCAACAGTAACAGACGTGCAGCTTACGTTCAAGAATGGACAAACTGCTGTAGAAGTGCCTGTCGATGCCTATGGAGAGCTAAAAGTAAAAGTGGTTTACAGTGACGGCTCGACTTGGGAGCTGACTTCTTCTGAGATCGAAAATAGTATTGTGTTCAGCGTCAGCGATTCGAAAGTGGTCGATGTGCATAAAGATGGCTTCGTCAGCGCTATCGCATCGGGAGAGGCGACAATCACCGCGAACTTCGAGGAAACAGCGAGTAACATGGTCAGCGTGACGGTTAAGCCCGAGACGGTGACATTGGAGAGTATCACTCTTTCACCATTAGACCACACAATGCCAGTAGGCGATCAGATCCAGTTTACTGCAACAGGACACTACAGCGATAATAGCGTAGAAGATATTACTTTGTCTGTCAATTGGAATAGTAGCGATCCAAAAGTGGCAAGTATCGATGCAAAAGGACTCGTCACCGCCAATGCAGAAGGAACGGCGAACATCACCGCAACGCTCGATAGTATAAGTGAAAGCCGAGGAGTTACTGTCAAAGCGGCTAACATAACGAGCATACAGTTGACTTTTGCCAATGGCCAGACCTCTGCCACGGTACCGGTAGGTACGACCGGCACATTGGAAGCCATTGCAACCTACAGTGATGGTGAAAATGCTGATGTTACGAACCGTGTGTCTTACTTCGCGTACGACGATAAAGTAGTCGATGTACAAAAGAATGGATCAGTTAGAGCAGTTGCCGCAGGCAGCAGTGAGATAAAAGCAAAGCTTGACGGTGTAGAAAGTAACGCTGTGAGCGTGAAAGCGGTGCCTGTCACATTACAAGGTATTGAGATTCAGGGAGAGGACGATACCCTCTTTACTGGAGAGCAGACACAGTTGACTGCTATGGGAAGCTTCAGTGACGGTATCGTTCGGGATATCACACAGGATGTTTCATGGAGGAGCGAGAATTTGGATGTGGCGACGGTAGATGACAAAGGAATCGTCACAGCCAACAATAAAGGTAGAGAAGGAGATGCGGTCATCAAGGCGGCATACGAATTAGTTGAGAGTAGTTTGACGATCCATGTGAAAAATCCCACCCAGGTGACATCGCTGAAGATCGTCGAGGATGACGGTTCCATTTCTACAAATGGTGAGTTTGTTGTAGGCGAAACCCTGAAGTTCAAGGCGCTTGCGGACTTTGATAACGGGGTGACTGGCAGAGATGTGACGCAGTACGTTACATGGACGGCCAGTCCTGTAGGAACTGTGAGTGTTGACCAGAATGGTCTCGTGACGGCACTGAAAGCGGGCGATGCCTTCGTGACAGCGGCCTACAAAGGTACCCATGGCAATGTGAGCGACACTATTAGGGGGACAGTTGTTGAAAAAACCGTCACCGAAGTTGTTGTCTTCAGTGATCCAGAACCTGCAAAGACGGAAGTGGGGCACTCCATCCGACTCGAGGCATGGGCGACGTTCAATGATGGAAGCAATCAGAATGTTTCCGATACCGTTAAATGGACAACAGACAATTCCGACACGTTTGTGAGAGTTGATAAAGACAATCCGAAGCTTGTTACACTTGAAGTGATTGCGGCGGCGAATGGTACGGTCACGGCAGAGCATAGCAGTGGAGTGCGTGGAAGTAAATCTTTTATCTTCGAAGGAAAGACGCCCGACCATATTGAAATTCAGGAGAGCTACTGTGGAGACGGAAACTGTCCGGTCATTACTGGTAAGACTGTCGATATACCGATTGTTGATGATGTAAATTATGATCCGGTGAGTGAGGGTGCCTACTACCCAACGGCATGGCTCGTGTACAGTGATGGAAGCAAAGAGTACATCAATACGGAAAGAGGCATTAACTGGTGGTCCGCGGATCAAGTGAGAGCGTATGTCAATACATTAAAAGGATCTTTCGTCTTTGGCCGAGGAGTCGGTAACGGTATTGAAATAAAAGTGACTTATAGTCGCGACAGAGACTATACTGCTTCGTTCTATGTAAACGTCAAAGAAGATACTACGACGAAAACGCTTGAAGAAATCGGTATCGTAAATACGAAAGATCAGGGTTGGGGATGTACTCCGAACGATGCTGATTATGGGAAGAAACTTACTGTAGCCGTAGAAGAGCATGGTAAGTGGCTACAGGCTTGCGGTAAATTCAATTACAGCGATGGCACTGTGAAGTGGGAAGACATCAATAATAATGTTGCCTGGTTCAGTAGTGATAGAGATGTGGCACGTGTCAGTACATACACTGGTGACTTGAAAGCAATCTCAGTAGGTAATGCGGTCATTACCGCACAGCTCACTGAGATAAAGGGTTCAATCGATGTGGTGGTTACCAATGATGCTAATGCTACCGAGTAA
- a CDS encoding EcsC family protein, whose product MYAVEPFSDNELSKQDLQDLQKAKMILENPGFAMKVAGYLGKPIEFAIDKIDSETLNRATSKALGKALDVAIGSLNEGQQGTLPENLKHKLMVGGSGAVGGFFGLSALAIELPVSTTIMLRSIADVAQSQQHNLNDMETRLACLEVFSLGSTRNSDDDASESAYFAARATLAFEMRAALQSVSHMSSKAIQDALAKGQMPILIKFINTIASRFGIVVSEKLAAQTIPLVGAAGGAAINLMFIDHFQDMAEGHFIIKRLEKKYGSEKIEMLYNNLIL is encoded by the coding sequence ATGTATGCAGTAGAACCTTTTTCAGACAACGAACTCAGCAAGCAGGATCTGCAGGACCTTCAAAAAGCAAAGATGATCCTGGAAAACCCCGGTTTTGCCATGAAGGTGGCGGGATATCTGGGCAAGCCGATAGAGTTTGCCATAGATAAGATAGACTCCGAAACGCTCAACAGGGCGACATCCAAGGCCCTGGGAAAAGCTCTGGACGTAGCCATAGGGAGTTTAAACGAGGGGCAGCAGGGTACGTTACCCGAGAATTTAAAACACAAACTGATGGTTGGTGGAAGTGGTGCGGTGGGTGGTTTCTTCGGCCTGTCGGCACTGGCCATAGAACTGCCAGTCTCCACTACCATCATGCTGCGCAGTATTGCCGATGTGGCACAGTCGCAGCAGCACAATCTGAACGATATGGAAACCAGACTGGCCTGCCTTGAGGTTTTTTCTCTGGGAAGTACCAGAAACAGTGATGACGATGCCAGTGAAAGTGCCTATTTCGCAGCACGTGCCACACTGGCATTTGAAATGAGGGCGGCGCTGCAGAGCGTTTCACATATGAGCAGCAAAGCTATACAGGATGCCCTTGCCAAAGGACAGATGCCCATACTCATCAAATTCATCAATACCATCGCTTCGCGCTTTGGCATTGTGGTTTCCGAAAAACTGGCGGCACAAACCATTCCGCTTGTGGGTGCGGCAGGCGGTGCGGCGATCAACCTGATGTTTATCGACCACTTTCAGGATATGGCAGAGGGGCATTTCATCATCAAACGGCTGGAGAAGAAGTACGGCAGTGAGAAGATAGAAATGCTCTATAACAACCTTATCCTGTGA
- a CDS encoding extracellular solute-binding protein: MKFILLLFVSLIFTSCSKQNDTQSVTVYVSEDQVFSEPVLEAFEKKTGIKVNAVYDSEESKSTGVMNRLIAEKNNPQADVYWANEPIRAEVLRKKGILSAYESPNAKGIPEEFKQKEHYWAGFSARVRLFIVNKNATDVPTSVFDYAKPEFKGKDVIANPLFGTTTSHVAALFTILGDAKTKAFLEQMKANGVAIATSNGESADLVASGKYDFSLVDSDDAVSRLKQHDPIRIVYPDQREGEMGLFVVPNTAMLIAHTKHPEAAKKLIDFLLSLETEEMLAFADCAQIPLHKGVKMPASLKPISELKVMKVDYAKVADEMVRIQPYLKAWLAK; the protein is encoded by the coding sequence ATGAAATTTATACTTCTTTTGTTTGTATCTCTCATATTCACATCCTGTTCCAAACAAAACGATACGCAGAGTGTCACAGTATATGTCTCCGAAGACCAGGTATTCTCCGAACCGGTACTGGAGGCATTTGAAAAGAAAACAGGCATCAAGGTCAATGCCGTGTATGACAGTGAAGAGTCCAAAAGTACGGGGGTGATGAACCGGTTGATCGCGGAGAAGAACAATCCGCAGGCGGATGTCTACTGGGCGAATGAACCCATCAGGGCGGAAGTGCTTCGCAAAAAGGGGATACTCTCAGCATACGAGAGTCCCAATGCCAAGGGCATACCGGAAGAGTTCAAACAAAAAGAACACTACTGGGCAGGCTTTTCGGCAAGGGTACGGCTTTTCATCGTCAATAAAAATGCAACGGATGTTCCCACTTCGGTCTTCGACTATGCCAAACCTGAGTTCAAGGGGAAAGACGTCATAGCCAATCCTCTCTTTGGTACAACCACTTCGCATGTGGCGGCGCTTTTTACGATTTTGGGTGATGCAAAGACGAAAGCATTTTTGGAACAGATGAAGGCGAACGGGGTGGCCATTGCAACAAGCAACGGTGAAAGTGCGGACCTGGTTGCATCCGGGAAATACGATTTTTCTCTGGTGGACAGTGACGATGCCGTAAGCCGACTCAAACAGCATGATCCGATTCGCATTGTTTACCCCGATCAGAGAGAGGGGGAAATGGGTTTGTTCGTTGTCCCCAATACAGCGATGCTCATTGCCCACACGAAACATCCTGAAGCTGCCAAAAAACTGATCGATTTTCTGCTCAGCCTTGAAACGGAAGAGATGCTGGCCTTTGCGGACTGTGCGCAGATACCGCTTCACAAGGGTGTCAAGATGCCTGCATCGCTCAAGCCGATCTCGGAACTGAAAGTGATGAAGGTCGATTATGCCAAAGTGGCAGATGAAATGGTAAGGATACAGCCTTATCTCAAAGCCTGGCTGGCCAAATAG